Proteins encoded in a region of the Vitis riparia cultivar Riparia Gloire de Montpellier isolate 1030 chromosome 7, EGFV_Vit.rip_1.0, whole genome shotgun sequence genome:
- the LOC117918161 gene encoding mitogen-activated protein kinase kinase kinase 17-like, with translation METSIYSAFTKAFINATTSMNITRVAIVAPFNVYFNSKNVYSTRGRAVVPTIDLVLQNNSVVWRIFGANSMVRKSIWDFNLLTAGSSKNPINPRLPSAFRKSTSSAITEINMGMAKRRRDEDDDNYEWMIRRCFPFNFARRIFFHGGGLDNSDGLTWIRSHKLGQGSFASVYSAKLRSKSPVVFIDDNGGSCIMPSELAVKSAETSKASSLRSEMEILGVLNSSSYVVRCYGDEITRSGDGKLYYNLLLEKCCGGSLGSRIRNSGGVGLPENEVRCYTRDIVRGLCYIHGHGYVHCDIKPDNILLVPTCCNGFRAKIGDFGLAKEAYYDPADEDDEGCSGVRGTFRYMSPELLTHNMQCWLSDIWALGCVVIEMITGKLVWSCEQFEGSDMRDLLRRIAYSPELPAFPSDISEQGRHFLESCLHRDIDERWSALMLLRHPFLSEDGQSLPSLFQKLKLPLPLLPPQEEQYS, from the exons ATGGAGACTTCCATATACAGTGCTTTCACTAAGGCCTTCATCAACGCGACCACCTCCATGAACATCACTAGAGTGGCAATAGTGGCACCATTCAACGTCTACTTCAACTCAAAGAATGTGTATAGCACACGAGGTAGGGCAGTTGTTCCTACCATCGACCTTGTTCTGCAAAACAATAGCGTGGTCTGGAGAATTTTTGGAGCGAATTCAATG GTTAGAAAGAGCATTTGGGATTTCAATTTATTAACAGCTGGATCTTCCAAGAACCCTATAAACCCAAGACTTCCCTCTGCTTTCAGAAAAAGTACTTCATCTGCGATCACGGAGATAAACATGGGGATGGCGAAAAGACGTAGGGATGAGGATGACGACAATTACGAATGGATGATCAGAAGATGCTTTCCATTCAATTTTGCGAGGAGGATCTTCTTTCATGGAGGAGGCCTGGACAATTCTGATGGTCTGACTTGGATTCGAAGCCACAAGCTGGGCCAAGGAAGCTTTGCGTCTGTATACTCTGCAAAATTGAGATCAAAATCACCGGTTGTTTTCATTGATGATAATGGCGGCAGTTGCATCATGCCCTCTGAATTGGCGGTGAAATCAGCGGAAACCTCCAAAGCGTCATCCCTCCGCAGCGAAATGGAGATTCTTGGTGTTCTGAATTCCAGTTCGTATGTGGTGCGCTGTTATGGGGATGAAATCACAAGGTCGGGTGACGGAAAACTTTACTACAATCTATTGCTGGAGAAGTGTTGTGGGGGTAGTTTGGGTAGTCGGATCAGGAATTCTGGTGGGGTTGGATTGCCGGAGAATGAGGTGAGGTGCTATACTCGGGATATAGTTCGAGGACTCTGTTATATTCACGGCCATGGTTATGTCCACTGCGACATAAAACCCGATAATATTCTACTAGTGCCGACTTGTTGCAATGGTTTCAGAGCAAAGATTGGTGATTTTGGGTTGGCCAAGGAAGCCTATTATGACCCTGCAGATGAGGATGATGAGGGATGCAGTGGGGTGAGAGGTACTTTCCGATACATGTCCCCTGAATTATTGACACATAACATGCAGTGTTGGCTTTCAGATATATGGGCCCTTGGGTGTGTGGTGATAGAAATGATAACTGGGAAGCTGGTCTGGAGTTGTGAACAATTTGAAGGGTCCGACATGAGAGATCTTCTGAGGCGGATAGCTTACAGCCCTGAACTCCCAGCATTTCCAAGTGACATTTCAGAGCAAGGGAGGCATTTCTTGGAAAGTTGTCTTCATAGGGACATTGACGAGAGGTGGTCAGCCCTTATGCTATTGCGGCACCCTTTTCTATCAGAGGATGGCCAGAG TCTCCCATCTCTTTTCCAGAAGCTGAAGCTGCCGCTGCCGCTGCTGCCACCACAAGAAGAGCAGTATTCTTAG
- the LOC117918162 gene encoding ABC transporter C family member 5-like: MYVLVATFGLEAVQKLFVKMLRSVFRAPMSFFDSTPAGHILNHVSIDQSVVDLDIPFRLGGFASTTILLLGIVGVMTKVTWQVLLLVIPMAIACLWMQKYYMASSRELVCIVSIQKSPVIHLFGESIAGATTIRGFGQEKRFMKRNLYLLDCFGCPFFYSLAAIEWLCLHMELLSTFVFAFCMILLVSFPHGSIDPMAAGSLQAWQALLKIHQYSQIPGEAPPIIENSHPPSSWPENGTIELIDLKVRYKESLPVVLHSVTSKFPGGNKIGIVGRTGSGKSTLIQALFRLIEPAGGKIIIDNIDISTIGLHDIRSRLCIIPQDPTLFEGTIRGNLDPLEEHSDQEIWQALDKSQLGDVIRQKEQKLDAPVLENGDNWSVGQRQLVSLGQALLKQARILVLDEATASVDTATDNLIQKIIRTEFQNCTVCTIAHRIPTVIDSDLVLVLSDGRVAEFDTPARLLEDNSSMFLKLVTEYSSRSSGIPDF; this comes from the exons ATGTATGTTCTGGTTGCCACATTTGGTCTAGAAGCTGTGCAGAAATTGTTCGTAAAGATGCTTAGAAGTGTGTTTCGAGCACCAATGTCTTTCTTTGACTCTACTCCAGCTGGACATATACTGAATCAT GTGTCTATTGATCAAAGTGTTGTGGATCTTGACATTCCTTTTAGACTTGGTGGGTTTGCTTCGACGACTATACTGCTTCTTGGTATTGTTGGTGTAATGACAAAAGTTACCTGGCAAGTTTTACTCCTTGTCATTCCAATGGCCATTGCTTGCTTGTGGATGCAG AAATATTACATGGCTTCATCAAGGGAACTGGTTTGTATTGTTAGCATCCAGAAATCTCCAGTTATCCATCTCTTTGGTGAATCAATTGCTGGGGCCACCACAATTAGAGGATTTGGACAGGAGAAGAGGTTCATGAAGAGGAATCTTTATCTTCTCGATTGCTTTGGTTGCCCCTTCTTCTATAGTCTTGCTGCTATTGAATGGCTCTGCCTGCACATGGAGTTACTCTCAACCTTTGTGTTTGCCTTTTGCATGATTTTGCTAGTGAGCTTCCCACATGGAAGTATTGACCCAA TGGCTGCTGGTTCTTTACAGGCATGGCAGGCCTTGCT AAAGATTCACCAATACAGCCAAATCCCAGGAGAAGCTCCACCGATCATTGAGAACTCTCACCCTCCATCCTCGTGGCCAGAGAATGGAACAATTGAACTGATTGATCTAAAG GTCCGCTACAAGGAAAGTCTTCCTGTTGTGCTTCATAGTGTAACCAGCAAATTTCCTGGTGGtaataaaattggaattgttGGGCGTACTGGAAGTGGTAAATCGACTTTGATCCAGGCGCTGTTCCGATTGATTGAACCAGCAGGTGGGAAGATCATAATTGACAACATTGATATTTCAACAATTGGCCTTCATGACATTCGTAGCCGTCTGTGTATAATACCTCAAGATCCTACCTTGTTTGAAGGGACAATTAGAGGCAATCTTGATCCCCTTGAAGAGCACTCAGACCAGGAAATTTGGCAG GCACTTGATAAGTCTCAGCTTGGGGATGTAATCCGCCAAAAAGAGCAAAAGCTTGATGCGCCAG TGCTCGAGAATGGAGATAATTGGAGTGTTGGGCAAAGGCAACTGGTTTCCCTGGGCCAGGCTTTGCTTAAACAGGCAAGAATTTTGGTGCTTGATGAAGCAACTGCTTCAGTTGATACAGCCACAGATAATCTTATCCAGAAGATTATCCGAACTGAATTCCAGAACTGCACTGTATGCACTATTGCGCATCGGATCCCAACCGTTATCGATAGCGATCTTGTTCTGGTCCTCAGTGATG GTCGAGTTGCAGAGTTTGATACGCCAGCACGACTATTAGAGGACAACTCATCCATGTTCCTGAAGTTGGTCACCGAGTACTCATCCAGGTCAAGTGGCATTCCAGATTTTTGA
- the LOC117918163 gene encoding ABC transporter C family member 5-like: protein KYFVLALDKSQLGDVIRQKVQKLDTPVLENGDNWSVGQRQLVSLGQALLKQARILVLDEATASVDTATDNLIQKIIRTEFQNCTVCTIAHRIPTVIDRDLVLVLSDGRVAEFDTPARLLEDKSSMFLKLVTKYSSRSSGIPDF, encoded by the exons AAATACTTTGTACTGGCACTTGATAAGTCTCAGCTTGGGGATGTAATCCGCCAAAAAGTGCAAAAGCTTGATACGCCAG TGCTCGAGAATGGAGATAATTGGAGTGTTGGGCAAAGACAACTGGTTTCCCTGGGCCAGGCTTTGCTTAAACAGGCAAGAATTTTGGTGCTTGATGAAGCGACTGCTTCAGTTGATACAGCCACAGATAATCTTATCCAGAAGATTATCCGAACTGAATTCCAGAACTGCACTGTATGCACTATTGCGCATCGGATCCCAACCGTTATCGATAGGGATCTTGTTCTGGTCCTCAGTGATG GTCGAGTTGCAGAGTTTGATACGCCAGCACGACTATTAGAGGACAAATCATCCATGTTCCTGAAGTTGGTCACCAAGTACTCATCCAGGTCAAGTGGCATCCCAGATTTTTGA
- the LOC117918164 gene encoding mitogen-activated protein kinase kinase kinase 17-like — protein sequence MGHKLGQGSFASVYSTKLRSKSPIVFIDDNGGSCIMPSELAVKSAETSKASSLRREMEILGVLNSSSYVVHYYGDESTRSDDGKLYYNILLEKCCGGSLGSRIRNSGGVGLPENEVRCYTRDIVRGLCYSHGHGYVHCDIKPDNILLVPTCCNGFRAKIGDFGLAKEAYYNPADEDDEECSGVRGEMN from the exons ATGGG CCACAAGCTAGGCCAAGGAAGCTTTGCGTCTGTATACTCTACAAAATTGAGATCAAAATCACCAATTGTTTTCATTGATGATAATGGCGGCAGTTGCATCATGCCCTCTGAATTGGCGGTGAAATCAGCAGAAACCTCCAAAGCGTCATCCCTCCGCAGAGAAATGGAGATTCTTGGTGTTCTGAATTCCAGTTCGTATGTGGTGCACTATTATGGGGATGAAAGCACAAGGTCCGATGATGGAAAACTTTACTACAATATATTGCTGGAGAAGTGTTGTGGGGGTAGTTTGGGTAGTCGGATCAGGAATTCTGGTGGGGTTGGTTTGCCGGAGAATGAGGTGAGGTGCTATACTCGGGATATAGTTCGAGGACTCTGTTATAGTCACGGCCATGGTTATGTCCATTGCGACATAAAACCCGATAATATTCTACTAGTGCCGACTTGTTGCAATGGTTTCAGAGCAAAGATTGGTGATTTTGGGTTGGCCAAGGAAGCCTATTATAACCCTGCGGATGAGGATGATGAGGAATGCAGTGGGGTGAGAGGTGAAATGAATTAA